CTGCAGCTGGTTCGCGGTATTTCTGAGCCTGCTGAATACAATAGTGTCACTCACCAGGTCGTTGGCCAGCACGCCGGGAGTTTGCAGCCGGGCCGTGTACCCGGTAAGGTCTTTTGTAAACTGCTGGGTGTTGCCGGCCGTTTTATGCAGTATGACCAGGGTACGGTCCAGCTGCTCGTAAATGGATGAATCCTTTATCAGTTTACCCAGCGAGCCTTTGCCCGCAGTAAGATTTTCCATAATATCTTTGAGATTGCCGGTAATGGCCACCAGGTTCTTATTGTTTACCTGCAGCGTATTCATGATCTCATCCGTACTGATACTGGGTTCCACGATGATCACATCACCGTCTTCGATGGGAGCGGTTTGGGCGGTGCCGCCGTCCAGGGCGATGATCTTATTGCCCACCAGTCCGTCGGCGCTTACCCGGGCCTTAACATCTTTGTGAATAAACGGCCGGGCATTCTTATCGATATTCATCAACACTTCGATCCGGCTGTGATCGATGAAGCGGATCGTTTTGATCGTGCCCACTTTTACACCGGAATACCAGATATTATTGCCTTTGGAAAGACCGCCCACATCGTGGAAGATCGCTTTTATCTGCACGGAATCGATAAACGTCTTTTTTTGTCCGCCCAAAATCAGGATGGCGGTGGCAAAAATCGCCAGTCCCAGAACAATGAATATGCCCACCGTAGTAGCTCTTCTTGAATCAGCTGTTTTCATATATTATTGAATAAAGTTATACTCATAAAATTCGCGGATCAGCACTTCGTCAGTACTGAACACATCCTCAAAGTTGCCCTGCCGTATAAACCGTCCTTCTTTCAGTACGGCAATTGTATCGCCCGTGGATTTGGCACAGGTGAGATCATGCGTAATAATGATGGAGCTTGTATTAAACCGATGCTGCACTTCATTAATCAGGTCATTGATCTCCGTACAAGTGATGGGATCCAGTCCGGCCGTAGGTTCATCATACAACATGATTTCCGGACGAAGTATGAGTGTACGGCCAATGCCGATGCGCTTGCGCTGTCCGCCGGACAGCTCGGCCGGCATCTGGTCGATGGTATGTGAAAGCCCGATGGCATCCAGCACCATTTCTACGCGTTTATCGCGCTCCTTTCGGCTCATGCCCGGTTCGTTCCGCTTCAGCGGAAAGGCCAGGTTTTCGCCTACCGTCATGCTGTCATACAATGCCCCATTCTGAAAACAGAAACCTGTTTTCAGGCGCAGGGCGCGCAGCGCGTGGGCATTCAGTTCCGGCACTTCCTGTCCCAGTACACTTACCGTGCCGGCATCCGGATGCAGCAGTCCGACGATCACTTTTATCAGGACAGACTTACCCGTTCCGGAACGTCCCAGCACCACAATGTTCTCCCCGCGGTGCAGATCCAGGTCTACCCCACGTAGTACATGATTGCTGCCAAACGATTTGTACAGACCTCTGATGGAGATCACTGTTTGCTGTCTGTCGATATTGGGTATAAAAGATTTCATAGCTATCGTATCATATTCACCAGTTGAACAATAAGCACTTCTTCTATAAAAATCAGGAACATGGAAACCACTACAGAAACATTGGCGGATTTACCAACCCCCTCCGTACCCTGAGTGGCATGAAAGCCCTGATAGCAGCTGACAATACCAATCGTAAACCCATAAACCAGGGCTTTTACCAGCGAGGCAGCTAGATCCAGGAACGAAATATTCGTAAATGCATTCTGTATAAACGTATCCATACTTGTTTGCTCGTTGAGGTGAATATCCACAAAAGCACCAACGAGGGCGATGAGTCCGTTATAGCACATCAACAGCGGCAGACATACAGTGCAGGCCAACACCCGCGTCATTACCAGGTACCTGAAGGGGTTGATGGCTGAAACCTCCATTGCGTCGATCTGCTCGGTAACTTTCATAGAGGCCAGTTCGGCACCCATGCTCGACCCCACACGGCCGGCACAGATCAGCGCTGTTACCAGCGGGGCCAGCGCCCGTACGATGGCAATCGATATCAGCGAAGGGAGCCAGGAAGTAGCGCCGAATTCCGCCAGAGAAGGGCGTGACTGTTTGGTGAACACCAGCCCGGTGATAAAGCCGGTAAGACTGATCAGCGGCAGCGACTTGGAGCCGATATAAAAACACTGGCGGATGAATTCCCGGGTTTCAAACGGTGGGTGCAGCACTTCCCCGAAAAACCGGCTGATAAATCCGAAAATTTCGTAAACAGTAATAAAGAACCCATCAATGCGTTTCGAAATAACGGGTTTATCTGATTGTTCAATAGGCTCCATTATCAGGGTTTTAACTTAAAAAACAGCGGAAGATACCTTTTATTATTAAATACAATATAAGGTAAGAGCCGGGATCATCATCGTGCACCCCGCTAATCAACTACTATTTTAATAGTGAATTTAACATAACAGGCACCAAGAATAAAATTAATTCCCGGCTAATTTTTGCAGGTTTGTTAAAAGCACCAGTGGATTTTACTATTAACAAGATCGTTATTAGTAGCATACAAATCAAATAAAAATCAGAACTTTCTAAATTTTCCAGAAAGTTCCGGAAGGGTAGCCAGGGCAGGAATCGAACCTCTATCCAGAGTTTAGGAAACGCCTCTTCTATCCCCAGAACGTGCCATCCGTAAAGGCGGGGATAGAACTACCGGGCCAAAATGGTTTTTAAAACCCGGTGCCCAGCCGCGGCTTTAACATTTTTTCCTCCTCCCCTTTTTGAAACGTTTCATAATAATCAACCCTAAAAGGGGAAAATGACCGGATTGATTTCGTGATATCAGCATTGTGCTGCGCCAACCGGCACGCTCCAAAGCTGCTGTATGAGTAGGCGACCTCCTGTCTTCGCCGGCGTCCACTCAAACGGTACGATG
The sequence above is a segment of the Niabella agricola genome. Coding sequences within it:
- a CDS encoding MlaD family protein, with translation MKTADSRRATTVGIFIVLGLAIFATAILILGGQKKTFIDSVQIKAIFHDVGGLSKGNNIWYSGVKVGTIKTIRFIDHSRIEVLMNIDKNARPFIHKDVKARVSADGLVGNKIIALDGGTAQTAPIEDGDVIIVEPSISTDEIMNTLQVNNKNLVAITGNLKDIMENLTAGKGSLGKLIKDSSIYEQLDRTLVILHKTAGNTQQFTKDLTGYTARLQTPGVLANDLVSDTIVFSRLRNTANQLQEVATQANQVARNLQSVSTDVKGRLNSNESPAGVLLNDSTTARQLQQTIRNLESSTGKLDENMEAVRHNFLFRGYFRRQEKQRNKEEKKQQKEQQRQ
- a CDS encoding ABC transporter ATP-binding protein: MKSFIPNIDRQQTVISIRGLYKSFGSNHVLRGVDLDLHRGENIVVLGRSGTGKSVLIKVIVGLLHPDAGTVSVLGQEVPELNAHALRALRLKTGFCFQNGALYDSMTVGENLAFPLKRNEPGMSRKERDKRVEMVLDAIGLSHTIDQMPAELSGGQRKRIGIGRTLILRPEIMLYDEPTAGLDPITCTEINDLINEVQHRFNTSSIIITHDLTCAKSTGDTIAVLKEGRFIRQGNFEDVFSTDEVLIREFYEYNFIQ
- a CDS encoding MlaE family ABC transporter permease, which encodes MEPIEQSDKPVISKRIDGFFITVYEIFGFISRFFGEVLHPPFETREFIRQCFYIGSKSLPLISLTGFITGLVFTKQSRPSLAEFGATSWLPSLISIAIVRALAPLVTALICAGRVGSSMGAELASMKVTEQIDAMEVSAINPFRYLVMTRVLACTVCLPLLMCYNGLIALVGAFVDIHLNEQTSMDTFIQNAFTNISFLDLAASLVKALVYGFTIGIVSCYQGFHATQGTEGVGKSANVSVVVSMFLIFIEEVLIVQLVNMIR